A single region of the bacterium genome encodes:
- a CDS encoding sigma-54-dependent Fis family transcriptional regulator: protein MNHSILIVDDEQTLRWSLGEALRDGYRVLEAEDGPAGLACIREEDPDLVLLDGRLPGLAGIEVLEQARADGYEGQVIMMTAYGELETAVRAMKLGAYDFVSKPFSLEKMKKSIENALEAKQLRRANQHWEETQRRGDPFLGFIGKSPRMQELFEKIRKIGASQASTVLIQGESGSGKELVARAIHRATLGVTGPVVEINCAAIPETLLESELFGHEKGAFTDAKSRKKGLIEAAAGGTLFLDEIGEMGLQLQARLLRVLENRTFRRVGGIEDLQVRARIVAATNKDLMQEAAAGRFRSDLYFRLGVIVLEVPPLRERPEDVEPLVNFFIERFNRELGRSVAPAGPELLAALTAYAWPGNIRELKNLIERILLLETTGAIRAEHLPATLRQPATAPAAAASAPFHPEPIAAVELRHIQRTLDYTGGNKSRAAQLLGISRQTLREKLKQEEPLVKAAGASG, encoded by the coding sequence GTGAACCACAGCATCCTCATCGTCGACGACGAGCAGACCCTGCGCTGGTCGCTGGGCGAGGCCCTGCGCGACGGCTACCGCGTGCTCGAGGCCGAGGACGGCCCGGCCGGCCTCGCCTGCATCCGCGAGGAGGATCCGGACCTCGTGCTGCTCGACGGTCGCCTGCCCGGCCTGGCCGGCATCGAGGTGCTCGAGCAGGCGCGCGCCGACGGCTACGAGGGGCAGGTCATCATGATGACCGCCTACGGCGAGCTGGAGACGGCCGTGCGCGCGATGAAGCTGGGCGCCTACGACTTCGTCAGCAAGCCCTTCTCGCTCGAGAAGATGAAGAAGAGCATCGAGAACGCACTCGAGGCCAAGCAGTTGCGCCGCGCCAACCAGCACTGGGAGGAGACGCAGCGGCGGGGCGATCCCTTCCTCGGCTTCATCGGCAAGAGCCCGCGCATGCAGGAGCTCTTCGAGAAGATCCGCAAGATCGGCGCGAGCCAGGCCTCGACCGTGCTGATCCAGGGTGAGAGCGGCTCGGGCAAGGAGCTGGTGGCGCGCGCGATCCATCGGGCCACGCTCGGGGTGACGGGACCCGTCGTGGAGATCAACTGCGCGGCGATCCCGGAGACCCTGCTCGAGAGCGAGCTCTTCGGCCACGAGAAGGGCGCCTTCACCGACGCCAAGAGCCGCAAGAAGGGCCTGATCGAGGCAGCGGCCGGCGGCACGCTCTTCCTCGACGAGATCGGCGAGATGGGCCTGCAGCTCCAGGCGCGCCTGCTGCGCGTGCTGGAGAACCGCACCTTCCGCCGCGTCGGCGGCATCGAGGACCTGCAGGTGCGCGCGCGCATCGTCGCGGCGACGAACAAGGACCTCATGCAGGAAGCCGCGGCCGGCCGCTTCCGCAGCGACCTCTACTTCCGCCTCGGCGTCATCGTGCTGGAGGTGCCGCCGCTGCGCGAGCGGCCGGAGGACGTCGAGCCCCTGGTCAACTTCTTCATCGAGCGCTTCAACCGGGAGCTGGGGCGCAGCGTGGCGCCCGCCGGTCCCGAGCTGCTCGCCGCGCTCACCGCCTACGCCTGGCCCGGCAACATCCGCGAGCTGAAGAACCTCATCGAGCGCATCCTCCTGCTCGAGACGACCGGGGCGATTCGCGCCGAACACCTGCCGGCCACGCTGCGCCAGCCCGCGACGGCGCCGGCAGCGGCCGCGAGCGCGCCCTTCCATCCGGAGCCGATCGCCGCCGTCGAGCTGCGCCACATCCAGCGCACCCTCGACTACACCGGAGGCAACAAGAGCCGGGCGGCGCAGCTGCTCGGCATCAGCCGACAGACCCTGCGCGAGAAGCTCAAGCAGGAGGAACCCCTGGTCAAGGCCGCGGGGGCCTCTGGCTGA